The following proteins are co-located in the Triticum aestivum cultivar Chinese Spring chromosome 1A, IWGSC CS RefSeq v2.1, whole genome shotgun sequence genome:
- the LOC123065175 gene encoding cytochrome P450 84A1: MAASAKIATEFLKDPLIWLFLASLAFVILQSRRLGSAPFPPGPKPLPVIGNMTLVDPLTHRGLAALAKQYGGLLHLRLGRLHVFAVSTPEYAREVLHVQDAAFSNRPATIAVVYLTYGRSDMAFAHNGAYWRQMRKLCVTKIFSRRRAETWLALRDGYGALARAVGRRSGEAVNLGELIFNLTVSVIFRAAFSTGDEDGLDEFIAILQEFSSLLGLFHIGDFFPWLGWVGRRGFNRRLRTARGALDKFIDRIIDEHMRRGKNAADPDADLVDGLLAFLTEANPISGKHREDALRFTRDNVKAMIMVRNWYCI, from the coding sequence ATGGCGGCCTCTGCAAAGATCGCCACGGAGTTTCTCAAGGATCCACTGATCTGGTTATTCCTCGCCTCGCTGGCTTTCGTCATTCTGCAGAGTCGGCGGCTGGGCAGCGCGCCATTTCCTCCGGGTCCGAAGCCGCTGCCAGTCATCGGCAACATGACGTTAGTGGACCCGCTGACCCACCGCGGCCTAGCGGCGCTAGCGAAGCAGTATGGCGGGCTGCTGCACCTTCGCCTCGGCAGGCTCCACGTCTTCGCGGTGTCGACGCCGGAGTACGCGCGCGAGGTGCTGCACGTGCAGGACGCCGCCTTCTCGAACCGCCCGGCCACCATCGCCGTCGTCTACCTCACCTACGGCCGCTCCGACATGGCGTTCGCGCACAACGGCGCCTACTGGCGCCAGATGCGCAAGCTCTGCGTCACCAAGATCTTCAGCCGACGCCGCGCCGAGACGTGGCTCGCCCTGCGAGACGGGTACGGGGCGCTCGCCCGCGCCGTCGGCAGGCGCAGCGGCGAGGCCGTCAACCTCGGCGAGCTCATCTTCAACCTCACCGTCAGTGTCATCTTCCGCGCCGCCTTCAGCACAGGCGACGAGGATGGGCTGGATGAGTTCATCGCCATTCTCCAGGAGTTCTCCAGCCTCCTAGGATTGTTCCACATCGGTGACTTCTTCCCGTGGCTCGGCTGGGTGGGCCGGCGGGGCTTCAACCGCCGCCTCCGCACGGCGCGCGGCGCTCTCGACAAGTTTATCGACAGGATCATCGACGAGCACATGAGGAGGGGAAAGAACGCCGCCGACCCCGACGCTGACTTGGTAGACGGCCTGCTCGCGTTCCTCACCGAGGCAAACCCAATCAGCGGGAAGCACAGAGAGGACGCCCTCCGCTTCACCCGCGATAACGTCAAGGCCATGATTATGGTACGTAACTGGTACTGTATTTAG